A region from the Kribbella shirazensis genome encodes:
- a CDS encoding AraC family transcriptional regulator, translated as MPEIRQRPANTGHRPIHAGGGIEPHWHDRHQIVYAGRGVLSVTTDAGSWVAPGTLAIWIPAGTVHQHRAYGETTLHTVGLQENPLNLAAPSALVVSALLRELILTYTSTDEEAAAARGRAGLDAEQRRLRGVLLDQLRRSPQRPTYLPAPRDARLAAVCDLLRADPADNRTLPELGRAVGASERTLSRLCKADLGMTFPQWRTQLRLHEALILLAGGESVTRVAHRTGWASTSAFIDTFRRAFGHTPGSRRA; from the coding sequence ATGCCGGAAATCCGCCAACGTCCTGCGAACACCGGCCACCGTCCCATCCACGCGGGCGGCGGCATCGAGCCGCACTGGCACGACCGCCATCAGATCGTGTACGCCGGCCGCGGCGTGCTGTCCGTCACCACCGACGCCGGCAGCTGGGTCGCCCCGGGCACCCTCGCCATCTGGATCCCGGCGGGCACGGTCCACCAGCACCGCGCGTACGGCGAGACCACCCTTCACACGGTCGGCCTGCAGGAGAACCCGCTGAACCTCGCCGCGCCCTCGGCTCTGGTAGTCAGCGCGCTCCTCCGCGAACTCATCCTCACCTACACCTCGACCGACGAGGAGGCAGCCGCCGCCCGCGGTCGCGCGGGGCTCGATGCGGAGCAGCGGCGTCTGCGCGGTGTGCTGCTCGACCAGCTGCGACGGTCGCCGCAGCGTCCGACCTACCTCCCGGCACCGCGCGACGCTCGGCTTGCTGCGGTGTGCGACCTGTTGCGAGCGGACCCTGCGGACAACAGGACGCTGCCTGAGCTGGGGAGAGCGGTCGGTGCGAGCGAGCGCACCTTGAGCCGGCTGTGCAAAGCCGACCTGGGGATGACCTTCCCGCAGTGGCGGACGCAGCTCCGGTTGCACGAGGCGCTGATACTGCTGGCAGGTGGTGAGTCGGTGACGCGTGTGGCGCACCGGACCGGCTGGGCGTCGACCAGTGCGTTCATCGACACGTTCCGGCGCGCCTTCGGTCACACGCCCGGTTCACGCAGGGCCTGA
- a CDS encoding MFS transporter, whose product MRRLRPIGLMATGHACVDVYQGCVPALVPFLVAERGLGYVAVSGITLAATLLSSVVQPVFGVLTDRRPLTWRIPVAMTTAGLGIALVGVGQQYWLTWLAAALSGLGVAAYHPEAARMARLVSGGSHVGMSWFSVGGNVGFALAPVLVTPLIAAGGLALTPLLVVPALLGAAITVRAMRARFEHRVARSQVQGTDDWPSFLRLSVIMVCRSIVFVGLGTFIALYAGQRVGGGTTTGGIALFVLFAAGALGTLLGGRLATRYGRVRTLRTSYAVAVPAIACLVFVPGPAFFASLAVTAIAMSVPFSLHVTLGQDFLPGRVGTAGGMTLGLAVSIGGIATPVLGMIAEHTSLRLALSTLIALALCSSLIGYALREPA is encoded by the coding sequence GTGCGGAGACTACGACCGATCGGACTGATGGCGACCGGCCACGCGTGCGTGGACGTCTACCAGGGCTGCGTGCCCGCGCTCGTCCCGTTCCTGGTCGCCGAGCGCGGCCTCGGGTACGTCGCGGTGTCGGGCATCACGTTGGCGGCGACGCTGCTCTCGTCGGTCGTGCAGCCCGTGTTCGGCGTACTGACCGATCGACGCCCGCTGACCTGGCGGATCCCGGTCGCAATGACCACCGCGGGGCTCGGCATCGCCCTGGTCGGAGTCGGTCAGCAGTACTGGCTGACCTGGCTGGCGGCCGCGTTGTCCGGGCTCGGCGTCGCGGCGTACCACCCGGAAGCGGCCCGGATGGCACGGCTCGTGAGCGGTGGTAGCCACGTCGGGATGAGCTGGTTCTCGGTCGGCGGCAACGTCGGTTTTGCGCTGGCGCCCGTACTCGTCACACCGCTGATCGCCGCCGGCGGGTTGGCGCTGACGCCACTGCTCGTCGTACCGGCACTGCTCGGCGCCGCGATCACGGTGCGCGCGATGCGTGCACGCTTCGAGCACCGGGTCGCGCGAAGCCAGGTGCAAGGCACCGACGACTGGCCGTCGTTCCTGCGGTTGTCGGTGATCATGGTCTGCCGGTCGATCGTGTTCGTCGGCCTCGGTACGTTCATCGCGCTGTACGCCGGGCAGCGCGTCGGAGGCGGTACGACGACCGGCGGGATCGCGCTGTTCGTCCTGTTCGCGGCAGGTGCGCTCGGCACGCTCCTCGGCGGCCGGCTCGCCACCCGGTACGGACGGGTCCGCACACTGCGGACGTCGTACGCCGTCGCGGTGCCGGCGATCGCCTGTCTGGTGTTCGTGCCCGGGCCGGCGTTCTTCGCCTCACTCGCGGTGACGGCGATCGCGATGTCCGTGCCGTTCTCGCTGCACGTGACGCTGGGCCAGGACTTCCTCCCGGGCCGCGTCGGGACAGCGGGCGGCATGACCCTCGGCCTCGCGGTCAGCATCGGCGGCATCGCGACGCCGGTCCTCGGCATGATCGCCGAGCACACGTCCCTGCGCCTGGCGTTGAGCACCCTGATCGCCCTGGCACTGTGCAGCAGTCTGATCGGTTACGCGCTCAGGGAACCTGCCTGA
- a CDS encoding 5-carboxymethyl-2-hydroxymuconate Delta-isomerase, whose translation MPQITVDYSHPVEDAFDVDGFTRVLHETVVDIAAAKPEACKTLIRYDCLSAYGYDDRADEGHALVHVTIGLLPGRTEETKARLTEATVELLRKHIAPQDGVTVHASAEVRELDASYRKLEW comes from the coding sequence ATGCCGCAGATCACCGTCGACTACTCGCACCCGGTCGAGGACGCCTTCGACGTCGACGGGTTCACCCGCGTGCTGCACGAGACCGTCGTCGACATCGCGGCGGCCAAGCCCGAGGCCTGCAAGACACTGATCAGGTACGACTGCCTCTCGGCCTACGGGTACGACGACCGCGCGGACGAGGGCCATGCTCTGGTGCACGTGACCATCGGGCTGCTGCCCGGTCGCACCGAGGAGACGAAGGCGCGTCTGACTGAGGCAACGGTGGAACTGCTGCGCAAGCACATCGCGCCGCAGGACGGCGTCACGGTCCACGCCTCCGCTGAGGTACGCGAGCTGGACGCCTCCTACCGAAAGCTGGAGTGGTAG
- a CDS encoding NACHT domain-containing protein, with protein sequence MRSFVNGAVLVVSLSLTLVLLPIAINVGTGGTAPAFLAPYVGWVWPLIGVLWVLVIATALLEVRNRRRPRLAHRSADQPRNRRNALDRVDRYLSERRAGSLASRTRIALALDGKPDAVRPFDLFVQPLNSAPRRIPYEADIDTVFDELEDSMLVLGAPGAGKTTLLLDLARRLAAQAHADQQAPIPVVVDLAGWTAQSSHRNDDDPNDSPLLAGFVRWLSYELSDRYSIPPGVGRTWLRHGQLALLLDGLDEIAEAHRAKLEPVLKELRHNYQVGQLAVTCRTHDYERLPRQLSLFGAVHIRPLTRQQVLDYFAIVGPALDGARAAIEHDDELWELVSSPLMLNVMTLAYQGRAPEDVTAGGVADLRRELFDTFICEVLARNRKTGRQYDAKTAVRRLWCLAWWTRSRAGDRTAVPRWMAPDGWYGLSLREVDSLTHAVCLPAFFAALSAGATLMMLAQYGALAGLAVAGSALVLVHLLPHPWQKLAARGPDRGLLFAVILLIGTAATIAVTGAALGLVELLTAKIALAIEAALVAGAYCVELIVFHDNRRRMWLGVRLVVVVAASWIVLSLGDGVPFASGAAIGLLVAQGIRMIKSLPTDHLPATDVGDTWRMDVCVAAGAVAAFLIALVLGADLATQQLEAVAGIVVGTVAAKAWRRRPPVLAGPLSRWLHDLLLHWTGYLPWRRRAFLQYAADRYVLARTGHSQYAFIHLLVRDHLAECTPDELATKVERRILEREGG encoded by the coding sequence ATGCGGTCTTTCGTGAACGGCGCCGTACTCGTGGTGTCCCTGTCGCTCACGCTGGTACTCCTCCCGATCGCGATCAACGTCGGCACCGGCGGCACCGCGCCCGCGTTCCTCGCGCCGTACGTCGGCTGGGTCTGGCCGCTGATCGGTGTGCTCTGGGTTCTCGTGATCGCGACCGCGCTGCTCGAAGTACGCAACCGCCGCCGCCCGCGCCTCGCGCACCGCAGCGCCGATCAGCCGCGGAACCGCCGGAACGCGCTCGACCGCGTCGACCGGTACCTCTCCGAACGCCGGGCCGGGTCCCTCGCCTCGCGGACCCGGATCGCGCTCGCGCTGGACGGGAAGCCGGACGCGGTCCGTCCGTTCGACCTGTTCGTCCAGCCGCTCAACAGCGCTCCCCGGCGGATCCCGTACGAGGCGGACATCGACACGGTCTTCGACGAGCTCGAGGACAGCATGCTGGTCCTCGGTGCACCAGGTGCCGGCAAGACCACGCTGCTCTTGGACCTGGCTCGACGGCTCGCTGCCCAGGCACATGCCGACCAGCAAGCGCCCATCCCGGTGGTTGTCGACCTGGCCGGCTGGACCGCGCAGTCGTCGCACCGCAACGACGACGACCCGAACGACAGCCCACTGCTCGCCGGCTTCGTCAGGTGGCTGTCGTACGAGCTCAGCGACCGCTACAGCATCCCGCCCGGCGTCGGCCGCACGTGGTTGCGGCACGGCCAGCTGGCGCTCCTGCTCGACGGTCTTGACGAGATCGCCGAAGCGCACCGCGCCAAGCTCGAGCCGGTCCTGAAGGAGCTCCGCCACAACTACCAGGTCGGTCAGCTCGCTGTAACGTGCCGCACGCACGACTACGAGCGCCTGCCCCGCCAGCTCAGCCTGTTCGGCGCTGTGCACATCAGGCCGCTCACGAGACAACAGGTGCTCGACTACTTCGCCATTGTCGGACCAGCCCTCGACGGTGCGCGGGCAGCGATCGAGCATGACGACGAGCTGTGGGAACTCGTCAGCTCGCCCCTGATGCTCAACGTGATGACCCTCGCGTACCAGGGCCGCGCGCCCGAGGACGTCACCGCCGGCGGAGTCGCCGACCTACGCCGCGAGCTCTTCGACACGTTCATCTGCGAGGTCCTCGCCCGGAACCGCAAGACCGGTCGACAGTACGACGCCAAGACCGCAGTACGTCGCCTGTGGTGCCTGGCGTGGTGGACGCGCAGCCGTGCCGGCGACCGCACCGCGGTACCGCGCTGGATGGCCCCAGACGGCTGGTACGGCCTGTCGCTGCGTGAGGTCGACTCACTGACGCACGCGGTCTGCCTACCGGCGTTCTTCGCAGCACTGAGTGCCGGCGCGACGCTGATGATGCTTGCGCAGTACGGCGCACTCGCGGGACTGGCTGTGGCTGGTTCAGCGCTGGTGCTCGTCCACCTCCTGCCGCACCCGTGGCAGAAGCTCGCAGCGCGCGGACCGGACCGGGGACTGCTCTTCGCGGTCATCCTCCTGATAGGGACCGCGGCGACCATCGCTGTGACCGGGGCTGCGCTGGGACTGGTCGAGTTGCTCACTGCCAAGATCGCGCTCGCTATCGAGGCCGCACTGGTCGCTGGTGCGTACTGCGTCGAGCTGATCGTGTTCCACGACAACCGACGGCGGATGTGGCTGGGTGTCCGGCTCGTGGTGGTCGTCGCGGCGAGCTGGATCGTCCTGAGCCTGGGCGACGGTGTCCCCTTCGCCTCCGGGGCCGCGATCGGCCTACTGGTTGCCCAGGGCATCCGCATGATCAAGTCCCTGCCCACCGACCACCTACCTGCTACCGATGTCGGCGACACCTGGCGCATGGACGTGTGCGTCGCCGCAGGTGCAGTGGCGGCCTTCCTGATCGCACTGGTGCTCGGCGCGGACCTGGCGACGCAGCAACTCGAAGCAGTCGCCGGAATCGTGGTGGGGACTGTAGCGGCGAAGGCGTGGCGTCGGCGACCACCTGTCCTCGCCGGACCGCTGTCCCGCTGGCTCCACGACCTGTTGCTGCACTGGACCGGGTACCTGCCGTGGCGCCGCCGCGCCTTCCTCCAGTACGCCGCCGACCGCTATGTACTCGCCCGCACCGGCCATAGCCAGTACGCCTTCATCCACCTCCTCGTACGCGACCACCTCGCGGAGTGCACGCCGGACGAGCTGGCGACGAAGGTGGAACGCCGGATCCTGGAGCGCGAAGGCGGTTAG
- a CDS encoding MDR family MFS transporter, which produces MTTQRIARSDVGLRSERGPILLAVMLSVGLVAIDATILATAVPSVVADLGGFTQFPWLFSIYLLAQAVSVPIYGKLADQRGRKPIMLLGVGLFLLGSVLCGLAWSMPALIAFRLIQGLGAGAIQPIGMTIVGDIYTVAERAKVQGYIASVWGISSFVGPALGGVFSDFISWRWIFFVNIPLGIAAAWVLVRRFEEKVAEKTSHRIDYAGAILLATGGSLLLLGLLEGGVMWDWDSPTSIAILAAAVVLLVAFVLVERRAAEPILPLWVLGQRVLNSANSAALLIGLLMIGLSTYVPLFAQSVLGTSALVAGFTLAAMTLGWPIAASFAGRIYLRVGFRTTMLMGALIVVAGSGLLLTVGSSSAVLHLAAACFVIGIGLGFSASPSVVAAQSSVDWQTRGVVTGANMFARSVGSAVGVAVFGAVANGVVASRLGDDHADLEKVPAGILAPAIHDVYYGAAAAALLLVLAVLFMPNRITERPLRT; this is translated from the coding sequence ATGACTACTCAGCGGATCGCCCGGTCGGATGTCGGACTGCGATCGGAACGCGGCCCGATCCTGCTGGCGGTGATGCTGAGTGTCGGACTGGTCGCGATCGACGCGACGATCCTCGCCACCGCCGTACCCTCCGTCGTCGCGGACCTCGGCGGCTTCACCCAGTTCCCCTGGCTGTTCTCGATCTACCTGCTGGCGCAGGCGGTGTCGGTGCCGATCTACGGCAAGCTCGCCGACCAGCGCGGGCGCAAGCCGATCATGCTGCTCGGCGTCGGGCTGTTCCTGCTCGGGTCGGTGCTGTGCGGGCTGGCCTGGAGCATGCCGGCGCTGATCGCGTTCCGGCTGATCCAGGGACTCGGCGCGGGCGCGATCCAGCCGATCGGGATGACGATCGTCGGCGACATCTACACCGTCGCCGAGCGGGCCAAGGTGCAGGGCTACATCGCCAGCGTCTGGGGCATCTCGTCGTTCGTCGGACCCGCCCTCGGCGGTGTGTTCTCGGACTTCATCTCCTGGCGGTGGATCTTCTTCGTGAACATCCCGCTCGGGATCGCGGCCGCGTGGGTGCTGGTCCGCCGGTTCGAGGAGAAGGTGGCCGAGAAGACCAGTCACCGGATCGACTACGCCGGCGCGATCCTGCTCGCGACCGGCGGTTCACTGCTGCTGCTCGGGCTGCTCGAGGGCGGCGTGATGTGGGACTGGGACTCGCCGACGAGTATCGCGATCCTGGCCGCGGCCGTCGTGCTGCTGGTCGCGTTCGTCCTGGTCGAACGGCGGGCCGCCGAGCCGATCCTGCCGCTGTGGGTGCTCGGCCAGCGGGTGCTGAACTCGGCGAACTCGGCCGCGTTGCTGATCGGGCTGCTGATGATCGGCCTGTCGACGTACGTGCCGCTGTTCGCCCAGAGCGTCCTCGGTACGTCGGCGCTCGTCGCCGGATTCACCTTGGCCGCGATGACGCTCGGGTGGCCGATCGCGGCGTCGTTCGCGGGGCGGATCTACCTGCGGGTGGGGTTCCGGACGACGATGCTGATGGGCGCGCTGATCGTGGTGGCCGGGTCCGGTCTGCTGCTCACGGTCGGGTCGTCGAGCGCCGTACTGCACCTCGCCGCCGCGTGCTTCGTCATCGGGATCGGGCTGGGCTTCTCGGCCTCGCCGTCGGTCGTGGCCGCGCAGTCGTCGGTGGACTGGCAGACGCGCGGTGTGGTGACGGGCGCGAACATGTTCGCTCGCTCGGTCGGCAGCGCGGTCGGTGTCGCGGTCTTCGGCGCCGTGGCGAACGGCGTGGTCGCGTCCCGCCTGGGCGACGACCACGCCGACCTCGAAAAGGTCCCCGCCGGCATCCTCGCCCCCGCCATCCACGACGTGTACTACGGCGCCGCCGCAGCCGCCCTCCTCCTAGTACTAGCCGTCCTCTTCATGCCCAACCGCATCACCGAACGCCCCCTCAGAACCTAG
- a CDS encoding GNAT family N-acetyltransferase, producing MRAVDCVGALVRDAEHRVYLQRRTAERRLLPGIWDIVGGHLEPGETPEEALAREVEEETGWKVRDVVWTVADWEWEWEGRVRREVDYLVTVDGDLTRPRLEAGKHDLSTWAGPDDLDLLMVNRTDGDRRLRDLVAHAVRTRFTDRLRLEPITGPNGVLPGHAPDLQRIFADPWVARWYDGTLSPDQAAQRAADHQAGWERDKAGKWIAYDRTTGELAGRGGLSRIPSGTPTAEAIAALVGPEWAADRLELGWALLESARGRGLATELGRAGLDYAFSTLRASSVIAFTEQVNTASEAVMKRLGMEYAGEIRAEGWAPGVPDVQPDAPFAVYVVDREVRSQEVEQVVDDAVRWAAGRPDIRGVAIVGSWARDAARLTSDVDLVVLTDSPSAYLESDEWLGAFGAVAVVGRQQWGPHVTEVRIQRASGLEVEVDVTATAWAATEPVDPGTRRVVTDGLRILHDPEQLVARLVRACGPQADI from the coding sequence ATGCGTGCGGTCGACTGTGTGGGTGCACTGGTTCGGGACGCGGAACATCGCGTTTATCTGCAGCGGCGTACGGCGGAGCGGCGGTTGCTGCCTGGGATCTGGGACATCGTCGGCGGGCATCTCGAGCCGGGGGAGACGCCGGAGGAGGCGTTGGCGCGGGAGGTCGAGGAGGAGACGGGCTGGAAGGTCCGCGACGTCGTCTGGACCGTGGCGGACTGGGAATGGGAGTGGGAGGGCCGGGTACGGCGGGAGGTCGACTACCTCGTCACCGTCGACGGGGACCTCACCCGGCCCCGTCTCGAAGCGGGCAAACACGACCTGTCCACGTGGGCCGGGCCGGACGACCTGGACCTGCTGATGGTGAACCGGACAGACGGTGACCGCCGCCTCCGGGACCTGGTGGCGCATGCGGTCCGTACGCGGTTCACCGACCGCCTCCGCCTCGAGCCGATCACCGGTCCGAACGGGGTCCTGCCCGGACATGCACCGGACCTCCAGCGCATCTTCGCCGACCCGTGGGTCGCACGCTGGTACGACGGCACGCTGTCACCGGACCAGGCCGCGCAACGAGCCGCGGACCACCAGGCCGGCTGGGAACGCGACAAAGCCGGCAAGTGGATCGCCTACGACCGCACAACCGGCGAACTGGCCGGCCGCGGCGGCCTGTCCCGGATCCCCTCCGGTACGCCGACCGCTGAAGCGATCGCCGCGCTCGTCGGCCCGGAGTGGGCAGCGGACCGTCTCGAGCTCGGCTGGGCGCTCCTCGAGTCGGCGCGCGGCCGCGGGCTGGCGACCGAGCTCGGTCGCGCCGGGCTGGACTACGCGTTCAGCACGCTGCGCGCGTCGTCGGTGATCGCCTTCACCGAGCAGGTCAACACCGCGTCCGAGGCGGTCATGAAGCGGCTCGGGATGGAGTACGCCGGGGAGATCCGCGCGGAGGGCTGGGCCCCGGGCGTGCCCGACGTACAGCCGGACGCTCCGTTCGCGGTCTACGTCGTCGACCGCGAGGTCCGCTCGCAGGAGGTCGAGCAGGTTGTTGACGACGCGGTGCGCTGGGCCGCGGGCCGTCCGGACATCCGCGGCGTGGCGATAGTCGGATCGTGGGCGCGCGACGCCGCGCGGCTGACGTCGGACGTCGACCTGGTCGTGCTGACCGACTCGCCGTCCGCCTACCTCGAGAGCGACGAGTGGCTCGGTGCGTTCGGCGCCGTGGCCGTCGTAGGTCGTCAGCAGTGGGGACCGCACGTCACGGAGGTACGGATCCAGCGGGCGTCCGGGCTAGAGGTCGAGGTCGACGTCACGGCGACTGCCTGGGCCGCAACCGAGCCAGTCGATCCGGGCACGCGCCGCGTGGTGACGGACGGCCTACGGATCCTGCACGACCCCGAACAGCTCGTCGCCCGCCTGGTCCGTGCATGCGGACCCCAGGCGGACATCTAG
- a CDS encoding MarR family winged helix-turn-helix transcriptional regulator — protein MDKTDPVAAVEAAMIAIRRRQTRRTFAVRSGGPDPVQEVLDALEAAAPEPLGVNGVAAALGVDQPRASKLVAAAVGAGLVRREADQADGRRTNLVLTADGKAQLDVVHSYRRERFAAAMDEWTVDERDNFADLLTRFVTALDR, from the coding sequence ATGGACAAGACCGATCCGGTCGCCGCGGTCGAGGCGGCGATGATCGCGATCCGGCGGCGGCAGACCCGCCGTACGTTCGCGGTCCGGTCCGGCGGACCCGACCCGGTCCAGGAGGTCCTGGACGCACTCGAGGCCGCCGCACCGGAACCGCTCGGCGTCAACGGCGTCGCCGCGGCGCTCGGTGTCGACCAGCCGCGCGCCAGCAAACTCGTCGCCGCCGCGGTCGGCGCCGGACTCGTCCGCCGGGAGGCCGATCAGGCGGACGGCCGCCGGACGAACCTCGTCCTGACCGCCGACGGCAAAGCGCAGCTGGACGTTGTCCACAGCTACCGCCGGGAGCGGTTCGCCGCGGCGATGGACGAGTGGACGGTCGACGAGCGAGACAACTTCGCGGACCTCCTGACCCGCTTCGTGACCGCTCTGGACCGCTAG
- a CDS encoding MarR family winged helix-turn-helix transcriptional regulator, whose amino-acid sequence MCMSDDNKPIGWWLKEVDRRLEASFERLLADDGLTRRQWQALNAAAGPRTIAAELSPFLSGDPAELAAVTTPLVERGWLAGDTLTAEGERALQALTTKVQAHRRSVTNGITNDEYLAAVGVLRRMAANLA is encoded by the coding sequence ATGTGTATGTCGGATGACAACAAGCCTATCGGGTGGTGGCTGAAGGAGGTCGACCGGCGGCTGGAGGCGTCGTTCGAGCGGCTGCTCGCCGACGACGGGCTGACGCGCCGCCAGTGGCAGGCGCTGAACGCGGCGGCCGGCCCGCGGACGATCGCGGCGGAACTGTCGCCGTTCCTGAGCGGCGACCCGGCAGAACTCGCCGCGGTGACCACCCCGCTGGTCGAGCGCGGCTGGCTGGCCGGCGACACGCTCACGGCTGAGGGTGAGCGGGCGCTGCAGGCCCTGACCACCAAGGTCCAGGCCCATCGCCGCAGCGTCACCAACGGCATCACGAACGACGAGTACCTGGCCGCGGTCGGCGTACTGCGACGAATGGCCGCCAACCTGGCCTGA
- a CDS encoding XRE family transcriptional regulator has product MAGRYAPKTVLAHLIQRRNQTYSEIVAEFVELGGTITERHLRRLASGERAGTTPQTRRTLQRMFGKPVEELLAPYVAEQAAQVVPAPAASGRITTGNEMEVLDMAASRARAFALAAQSGLGSEAMEQVYDDVRHAAQAYPQRPLPEILGQLVETQDLVFGLLESRQRPENHRQLYFLAGVTGGLLAKASHDLGNPHAALTQARTAFLCADNADHHGLRAWVRGLQSLVSYWAGNPHDSVRYAQLGAGYAEQANSTTSVWLPVSEARAWAALGNPEATRAALERAEEAWNSVRNDDLDDMGGLCTFGRNRQLYYAADALAWLPGEVEQAQRYSSQAVDAYTDQNHPEWAFGDAAGSHAAMAITRIASGELDGAADALAPVLTLPTERRINGVVHSARRVHQALRQSGRAEDARELQEEIEVFTRTPMQTYPR; this is encoded by the coding sequence ATGGCGGGTAGGTACGCGCCAAAGACGGTCCTGGCGCACCTGATCCAGCGCCGGAACCAGACCTACTCCGAGATCGTCGCCGAGTTCGTCGAGCTGGGTGGAACCATCACCGAGCGGCACCTGCGTCGCCTCGCATCGGGCGAGCGCGCGGGGACCACTCCTCAGACCCGGCGCACCCTGCAACGCATGTTCGGCAAGCCGGTCGAGGAGCTCCTCGCGCCGTACGTCGCCGAGCAGGCCGCCCAGGTGGTGCCGGCACCTGCCGCGAGTGGACGGATCACGACAGGTAATGAGATGGAGGTTCTCGACATGGCTGCCAGCCGAGCGAGGGCGTTTGCCCTCGCGGCCCAGTCCGGTCTCGGAAGCGAGGCCATGGAACAGGTGTACGACGACGTCCGCCACGCCGCCCAGGCGTACCCGCAGCGTCCGCTGCCGGAGATCCTCGGCCAGCTGGTCGAGACGCAGGACCTGGTGTTCGGTCTGCTGGAGAGCCGGCAGCGCCCGGAGAACCACCGCCAGCTGTACTTCCTGGCCGGCGTGACCGGCGGTCTGCTCGCGAAGGCCTCCCACGACCTCGGCAACCCGCACGCCGCGCTCACCCAGGCGCGGACGGCGTTCCTCTGCGCCGACAACGCCGACCACCACGGCCTGCGCGCCTGGGTGCGCGGCCTGCAGTCGCTGGTCTCCTACTGGGCCGGCAACCCGCACGACTCCGTCCGCTACGCACAGCTCGGCGCCGGATACGCCGAGCAGGCGAACAGCACCACCAGCGTCTGGCTGCCGGTCAGCGAGGCCCGCGCCTGGGCCGCACTCGGCAACCCCGAGGCCACCCGCGCCGCGCTGGAGCGCGCCGAAGAGGCGTGGAACTCGGTCCGCAACGACGACCTCGACGACATGGGCGGCCTGTGCACCTTCGGCCGCAACCGCCAGCTGTACTACGCCGCCGACGCCCTCGCCTGGCTGCCCGGTGAGGTCGAGCAGGCGCAGCGGTACTCGAGCCAGGCGGTCGACGCCTACACCGACCAGAACCACCCGGAGTGGGCCTTCGGCGACGCCGCGGGCAGCCACGCCGCGATGGCCATCACCCGGATCGCGAGCGGCGAGCTGGACGGCGCGGCGGACGCGCTGGCCCCGGTGCTGACCCTGCCGACCGAGCGCCGGATCAACGGTGTCGTGCACTCCGCGCGCCGGGTCCACCAGGCACTGCGGCAGTCCGGACGGGCCGAGGACGCCCGCGAACTCCAGGAGGAGATCGAGGTCTTCACGCGGACGCCGATGCAGACCTACCCCCGGTAG
- a CDS encoding GNAT family N-acetyltransferase — protein MEPLNGALTTLREFRTTDLDDYLAIAGDDRVTTWMAFDSYDRAKAEKNLSGIIERSARDDRPDYMLAVTRPDEDRVIGFARIAPSGPWAAKLGYAIGADHWGHGYATDAARVLLRFAFGTLDRHRVTAAIGPENEASIAVVKHLGFSYEGHLRDHVFTNGNWRDSVLYSLLEGEFPG, from the coding sequence ATGGAGCCGCTGAACGGTGCCCTGACCACGCTGCGGGAATTCCGGACAACCGACCTCGACGACTACCTGGCCATCGCCGGCGACGACCGCGTCACGACCTGGATGGCCTTCGACAGCTACGACCGTGCCAAGGCCGAGAAGAACCTGTCCGGCATCATCGAGCGGTCGGCCAGGGACGACCGGCCCGACTACATGCTGGCCGTCACCCGGCCGGACGAGGACCGCGTGATCGGCTTCGCCCGGATCGCGCCGAGCGGGCCCTGGGCGGCCAAGCTCGGCTACGCGATCGGCGCCGACCACTGGGGCCACGGGTACGCGACGGACGCGGCCCGGGTGTTGTTGCGCTTCGCCTTCGGCACCCTCGACCGGCACCGGGTGACCGCGGCGATCGGCCCCGAGAACGAGGCCTCGATCGCGGTCGTCAAACACCTCGGCTTCAGCTACGAGGGGCACCTCCGCGACCACGTCTTCACGAACGGCAACTGGCGCGACTCCGTGCTCTACTCGTTGCTCGAGGGCGAGTTCCCGGGCTGA